The proteins below are encoded in one region of Candidatus Thiodiazotropha sp. LNASS1:
- a CDS encoding TatD family hydrolase — protein sequence MLVDSHCHLDRVSLAPYNGDFASFMSSTLAQGIDHLLCVSIDLESWPAMVALVADYPQISISVGVHPNDKERHEPTVEELLRLSRSEKVVAIGETGLDYFHGEGDLDWQRERFRQHIRAAKAAKLPLIIHTRDARIDTIQIMQDEGADDVGGVMHCFTENWSMAKQALEMGFYISFSGIITFKNAVELREVVKLVPMDHLLIETDSPYLAPVPHRGKPNQPIHVRHVAECVAELKGLTLEAIADRTTANFYRCFPLAQGAQSSSSGLDYE from the coding sequence ATGTTAGTCGATTCCCACTGCCATCTCGATCGTGTCTCTCTTGCTCCCTATAACGGGGATTTTGCCAGCTTCATGAGCAGTACCCTTGCACAAGGTATCGATCATCTGTTGTGCGTCTCAATCGATCTTGAATCCTGGCCTGCCATGGTGGCACTGGTAGCGGATTACCCACAGATTTCCATATCGGTGGGCGTGCATCCAAATGATAAGGAGCGTCATGAACCCACGGTTGAGGAGTTGCTGAGACTCTCACGCAGTGAAAAGGTCGTCGCCATCGGGGAGACCGGACTGGATTATTTTCATGGAGAAGGGGATCTGGATTGGCAGCGTGAACGGTTTCGGCAGCATATTCGAGCAGCCAAGGCGGCGAAACTCCCTCTCATCATCCACACCCGGGACGCGCGGATCGATACAATCCAGATCATGCAGGATGAGGGGGCGGACGATGTGGGTGGGGTGATGCACTGCTTCACAGAGAACTGGTCCATGGCGAAACAGGCACTGGAGATGGGTTTTTATATCTCATTTTCCGGCATCATCACCTTCAAGAATGCGGTCGAGTTGCGTGAGGTCGTAAAACTGGTGCCGATGGATCATCTGCTGATCGAGACAGACTCCCCCTACCTGGCGCCGGTACCCCATCGCGGCAAACCCAATCAGCCGATCCATGTGCGGCATGTTGCTGAATGTGTGGCAGAGCTGAAAGGGCTGACACTCGAGGCAATTGCAGACCGGACAACCGCCAATTTCTATCGCTGTTTCCCTCTGGCGCAGGGCGCACAATCCAGTTCTAGCGGGTTAGATTATGAATAA
- a CDS encoding phosphate/phosphite/phosphonate ABC transporter substrate-binding protein: protein MIRNLGTGALLLLFLLSWSIPSYVAASGSDPNTLVIGKISHNPKKHYRYLKPMLMYVVERMRDLGITKGKIRMAKSKEHMAELLARGDVDWVTETPIAASYLHEKSGAELLLRKWKKNTSEYYTVFFSLKDGAVKKLEDLKGKIIALEDPASTTAYYLPVHAMLQSGLTPVKLRNFRETPPADKVGFVFVREEINIATLVNKGLAHAGAFSNLDWDKEDHLPSQYRAQFSIFKKLPPVVRAVELVRRDLNPALKRRLEGILLQAGDDPKAQPVLHAYQRTKKFDVLSDEQKQSIYDMYSIVDKVDRALTP from the coding sequence ATGATACGTAACTTAGGCACAGGAGCGCTTCTGCTGCTGTTCCTTCTCTCCTGGTCGATACCGTCCTATGTTGCAGCAAGTGGCAGTGATCCGAATACATTGGTAATAGGTAAGATCAGCCACAATCCAAAAAAACACTATCGTTACTTGAAACCCATGCTGATGTATGTGGTGGAAAGAATGCGTGACCTCGGAATCACAAAAGGCAAGATCCGCATGGCAAAAAGCAAAGAGCATATGGCGGAGTTGTTGGCCAGAGGTGATGTGGACTGGGTGACGGAAACACCTATTGCCGCATCATATCTGCATGAGAAAAGCGGTGCGGAGCTATTACTTAGAAAGTGGAAAAAAAATACATCTGAATACTACACGGTATTTTTTTCACTTAAGGATGGGGCAGTAAAGAAACTTGAGGACTTGAAGGGAAAGATCATTGCCCTGGAGGATCCAGCATCTACAACAGCCTACTATTTGCCTGTCCATGCAATGTTACAGAGTGGATTGACGCCTGTTAAATTGAGAAATTTTCGGGAAACACCACCGGCTGATAAGGTTGGCTTTGTGTTTGTCAGGGAAGAGATCAATATAGCCACACTGGTGAATAAAGGTCTGGCCCATGCCGGTGCGTTCAGCAATCTGGATTGGGATAAGGAAGATCATCTGCCTTCCCAGTATCGTGCTCAGTTTTCCATTTTTAAAAAGCTTCCACCTGTCGTTCGCGCAGTGGAATTGGTGCGCCGTGATTTAAACCCGGCTTTAAAAAGACGCCTCGAAGGGATTTTGTTGCAGGCCGGTGATGATCCGAAGGCTCAGCCTGTCCTGCATGCCTACCAGCGAACAAAAAAATTCGATGTACTGAGTGATGAGCAGAAACAGTCGATATACGACATGTACTCTATAGTCGATAAAGTCGATCGAGCACTCACACCCTAA
- the tmk gene encoding dTMP kinase: MKKTAKGRFITVEGGEGAGKSSNLAFIQSLIETAGKQVLFTREPGGTPLGEAIRELLLGHKHTGMADDTELLLMFAARAEHLQQKILPALERGIWVLCDRFTDASFAYQGAGRGLSLEKIAKLQQFVQGKLRPDLTLLLDVPVDTGLQRAGKRSEPDRFESENRDFFEKVRAGYLRIATQEPDRVQVIDASPALEMVQDQIKTVVQHYLASQGE, encoded by the coding sequence ATGAAAAAGACGGCAAAAGGACGATTCATCACCGTTGAAGGCGGTGAAGGGGCTGGAAAAAGCAGTAATCTGGCATTCATCCAATCCTTGATTGAAACCGCCGGCAAACAGGTGCTTTTTACCCGGGAACCGGGTGGAACACCGCTTGGCGAAGCCATTCGTGAATTGCTGTTGGGGCACAAACACACAGGTATGGCGGACGATACGGAACTGCTGTTGATGTTCGCCGCGCGTGCGGAGCATCTGCAACAAAAAATCCTACCGGCCCTTGAGCGGGGAATCTGGGTGTTGTGCGATCGTTTCACTGATGCAAGCTTTGCCTATCAAGGGGCGGGAAGAGGTCTATCGCTGGAGAAGATTGCCAAGTTACAGCAGTTCGTTCAGGGTAAGTTGCGTCCCGATCTGACATTGTTGCTCGACGTGCCGGTGGATACCGGTTTGCAGCGTGCCGGGAAGCGTTCAGAGCCTGATCGATTTGAAAGCGAGAACCGCGACTTCTTTGAGAAAGTGAGAGCGGGATATCTGCGGATCGCCACGCAGGAGCCTGATCGTGTCCAGGTAATCGATGCATCTCCAGCCTTGGAAATGGTGCAGGATCAAATCAAAACGGTCGTTCAACACTATCTGGCGAGCCAGGGTGAGTGA
- a CDS encoding PilZ domain-containing protein encodes MAGGPKQGILSLTIKDKNALYAAYMQFVEFGGLFIPTTKQYRLGDEVFMLLTLMDETERLPVAGKIIWITPVGAEGNRAAGIGVQFSDQDGGAARNKIETYLAGALKSDRPTHTL; translated from the coding sequence ATGGCTGGTGGACCCAAACAAGGAATACTCTCGCTGACTATCAAGGATAAGAATGCCTTGTATGCGGCCTACATGCAATTTGTTGAATTTGGTGGACTTTTTATTCCCACGACCAAGCAGTACCGATTGGGTGACGAGGTTTTCATGCTGCTGACGCTGATGGACGAGACGGAGCGTCTGCCGGTGGCCGGTAAGATCATCTGGATCACACCCGTCGGCGCGGAGGGTAACAGAGCAGCCGGCATCGGTGTCCAGTTCAGTGATCAGGATGGCGGTGCAGCACGCAACAAGATCGAGACCTATCTTGCCGGCGCCCTGAAATCAGACCGTCCTACACACACGCTATAG
- a CDS encoding DNA polymerase III subunit delta' has translation MSELRYHRLPWHDEQWYFLQQAVEQHRLPHALLLSGPPGLGKEQFVLSFAQSVLCVDRDLDGVACGACRQCQLLYSGNHPDFKWLKPDEESKSGEITIEAIRSLTANASLTSHAGGNKVIAIKPAHRMNKAAANSLLKTLEEPTPGSVILLLTDQPGRLLATIRSRCQKVDFKPPHRTQAIEWLSDKVTQEDPQLLLTLANGAPLKALQLDNSELLNARKEMAKGFLQLLGGKRDPVSLARGWGAFDSVLLLEWLTGWVIDLIRLQEGGDEGGIFNRDLTQALQKTADKINSRTLHGYLLQVYAARSTVESNLNPQLTLEKLLISWCDCRTQAC, from the coding sequence GTGAGTGAGTTGCGTTATCATCGCCTGCCATGGCACGACGAGCAGTGGTATTTTTTACAACAGGCCGTAGAACAGCACCGACTGCCCCATGCCTTATTGCTTTCGGGACCTCCCGGATTGGGAAAAGAGCAGTTCGTGCTCAGTTTTGCCCAATCCGTGTTGTGTGTGGATAGAGACCTTGACGGTGTCGCCTGCGGCGCCTGTCGTCAGTGTCAGTTGCTGTACAGCGGTAACCATCCCGATTTTAAATGGTTGAAACCGGATGAAGAGAGTAAAAGCGGTGAGATAACGATAGAAGCTATTCGGAGCCTTACCGCCAATGCTTCATTAACCAGCCATGCCGGCGGTAACAAGGTGATCGCCATAAAACCGGCCCATCGAATGAACAAAGCCGCGGCCAACAGTCTCCTCAAAACCCTGGAAGAGCCTACGCCGGGCAGCGTGATATTGCTGTTGACCGATCAACCGGGCAGATTACTTGCCACTATCCGCAGCCGCTGTCAGAAAGTAGATTTCAAACCTCCGCACAGGACACAGGCCATCGAGTGGCTCTCTGACAAGGTGACCCAGGAAGATCCGCAACTGTTGTTGACACTGGCCAACGGTGCGCCACTTAAGGCGCTTCAGCTTGACAACAGTGAGCTCCTGAATGCCCGCAAAGAAATGGCAAAAGGATTTCTACAGCTTCTGGGTGGGAAACGTGATCCGGTCAGCCTGGCGCGTGGATGGGGAGCCTTTGACAGCGTCTTGTTGTTGGAGTGGCTGACGGGCTGGGTGATCGATCTGATTCGTCTGCAGGAAGGGGGTGATGAGGGGGGGATCTTTAATCGGGATCTCACTCAAGCTTTGCAGAAAACGGCCGACAAGATAAACTCGAGGACTCTGCATGGCTATCTGCTCCAGGTTTATGCGGCCAGGAGTACCGTAGAGAGCAATTTAAACCCGCAATTGACCTTGGAAAAGCTGCTGATTTCCTGGTGTGATTGCAGAACCCAGGCGTGTTAG
- a CDS encoding OprO/OprP family phosphate-selective porin, translating to MNKSVALLLLCSFFSAALAAQDRSTEGHEDLVINTKGGLEVTTTDGEFSMQLGGRILADAAVYDEDKNALGNGSELRDLRLDLEGRLYADFIYEFSVDFSDGEADVKDAWFAYDAIYPWRFSVGHFKEPFSLEEMTSKRYLTFMERALPNAFAPGRSMGIAARWSGEQMTFAAGLFGDDYNDDADDEGDEGWGVTSRWTYAPLAEDRSAFHIGIAASYRKLDDEEEVRIDTRPESHLTDIRYLDTGKLKQSRSTALLGLEGAWVSGPFSLQGEWMQAKIERDEGTEPTFEGWYLQVSWFLTGESRRYKQRSAKFGRIRPLSDHGAVEVAARFSSLDLNDGEIEGGSSDNITLGINWYINRQIRLMANAIIVDNDSYADADGDVEGEDTPSILQLRAQVDF from the coding sequence ATGAATAAATCAGTAGCTCTATTGTTACTCTGTAGTTTCTTTTCTGCAGCCTTGGCGGCACAAGATAGGAGCACAGAGGGTCATGAGGATTTAGTCATCAACACCAAAGGTGGTCTTGAGGTGACCACGACCGATGGTGAGTTCTCCATGCAGTTGGGGGGCAGGATCCTGGCTGATGCCGCAGTATATGATGAGGATAAGAATGCCCTGGGTAATGGGAGCGAACTGCGTGATTTAAGACTCGATCTGGAAGGACGGCTGTATGCCGATTTCATCTACGAGTTCAGTGTCGACTTCTCCGATGGGGAAGCGGACGTCAAGGATGCCTGGTTTGCCTATGATGCCATTTACCCCTGGCGCTTTTCCGTTGGACATTTCAAAGAGCCTTTCAGCCTGGAGGAGATGACCAGCAAGCGATATCTGACCTTTATGGAGCGCGCCTTGCCCAATGCGTTCGCTCCAGGAAGAAGCATGGGTATTGCTGCCCGGTGGTCGGGTGAACAGATGACCTTTGCCGCCGGCCTGTTCGGTGATGATTACAACGATGACGCTGACGATGAGGGTGATGAAGGCTGGGGTGTCACCAGTCGCTGGACTTATGCGCCGCTGGCGGAAGATAGATCCGCATTTCACATCGGCATAGCCGCCAGCTACAGAAAATTGGATGATGAAGAGGAGGTTCGAATCGATACCAGGCCGGAGTCTCACCTGACCGATATTCGATATCTCGACACGGGCAAACTCAAGCAGAGTCGATCTACCGCGCTACTGGGCCTGGAAGGTGCATGGGTGTCAGGTCCGTTTTCATTGCAGGGTGAGTGGATGCAAGCAAAAATTGAGCGTGACGAAGGTACGGAGCCGACCTTTGAAGGCTGGTATCTACAGGTTAGTTGGTTCCTGACAGGTGAAAGCCGCCGCTATAAGCAGCGTTCGGCAAAATTTGGGCGGATTAGGCCGCTTTCCGACCATGGCGCTGTAGAGGTGGCCGCACGTTTCAGCTCCCTGGATCTCAACGATGGTGAGATCGAGGGTGGATCTAGCGACAACATCACACTGGGAATCAATTGGTATATCAATCGGCAGATTCGCCTGATGGCCAACGCAATCATTGTCGATAATGACAGCTATGCCGATGCGGATGGTGATGTGGAGGGGGAGGATACGCCCTCTATTCTTCAACTTCGCGCTCAAGTTGATTTCTAG
- a CDS encoding EAL domain-containing protein, with protein sequence MARNLQFRYTVAIGAGIVIVTIILATLFFFQSKDLLSNIKTTTSSTMSVALHNEAKKRLMNLSAILSEDVANPLYNFDMLAILHLLQSVANLDDIVYVMVIDPQGVIVHDGTELLDNYGKQIEDGKILDWIKKESVPLLKNSKDVMEIVSPVHIADERLGWVRIALSKKGQLENTEKLTRQLSELTSKSHQRERYLLFFVTGILLLLGLALAALISNRLVSPIRTLTEYVKRVGEGAYGIELEKNRSDEIGQLIHSFNRMSRDLSNTSVSRQYLNDVLNNLRDALIVVSVDKNIIMVNNAAVDMIGYDKERLVGMSYYDIIDSRDGVRVKQWLTYHMKDEADSIDARYITAEGSCVLVSLSGAYLEFSGGPGQIITVAQDVSEHRKNEEHIRYLAQYDGLTNLPNRQLFSDRLKHAMEQADRGEYLVALMFIDLDRFKKVNDSLGHHAGDLLLKKAAVRLKKMLRVGDTVARLGGDEFTIIAEQIKSISDGVNIAKTILETIREPFEIESRKVHIGCSIGIVFYPFSKDDIGSLIQKADMAMYQAKRSGRGQYCVYNHLLGANEDGLIQQESELMEALKTKSFHLLYQPIIDVNTGSMVGMEALLRWDNPRRGLVDPTEFLPFLENSGLIIELGDWILERACIEILACDDNGDRPLQLNVNVSIHQFNQGDFSHRVESILTRTGFDPKRLELEITESSLIEDIELSRYVVRSLKKLGVRIAVDDFGTGYSSFSYLRDFALDTLKLDSSFTKGLPADNYATGICTALIKMAEIMDLNVVAEGVENSRQLEWLSQENVQQCQGYYFSEPVILTDQETSN encoded by the coding sequence ATGGCAAGAAATCTACAGTTCAGATATACCGTTGCTATTGGTGCCGGAATCGTCATTGTTACGATTATCCTAGCTACACTGTTTTTCTTCCAGTCTAAGGACCTGCTATCCAATATCAAAACCACCACCTCCTCCACAATGAGTGTTGCCCTACATAATGAGGCAAAAAAACGCCTTATGAATCTAAGTGCAATTCTGAGCGAGGATGTGGCAAACCCCCTCTATAATTTTGATATGCTCGCTATCCTGCATCTGCTGCAGAGCGTTGCCAATCTGGATGACATCGTCTATGTCATGGTGATCGATCCACAGGGTGTGATCGTTCACGATGGAACCGAACTGTTAGACAACTACGGCAAGCAAATAGAAGACGGAAAAATTCTGGACTGGATTAAAAAGGAATCGGTGCCACTGCTAAAAAACTCAAAAGATGTGATGGAGATAGTCTCTCCAGTCCATATTGCCGATGAAAGACTGGGTTGGGTCAGAATTGCGCTATCTAAAAAGGGGCAACTGGAAAACACAGAGAAACTGACTCGGCAGTTATCCGAATTAACCTCGAAATCGCATCAACGCGAACGATATCTGCTGTTTTTCGTTACCGGTATTTTACTGTTGCTAGGCTTGGCTTTGGCTGCATTGATCTCAAATAGATTAGTGTCACCGATTCGAACGCTGACAGAATATGTGAAACGTGTCGGTGAAGGCGCCTATGGCATTGAGTTGGAAAAAAACCGAAGTGACGAGATCGGTCAACTGATCCACTCATTCAACCGTATGAGCAGGGATCTTTCCAATACATCGGTATCTAGACAGTATTTGAATGATGTACTCAATAATTTGCGTGATGCATTGATCGTTGTCTCTGTCGATAAGAATATTATCATGGTCAATAATGCTGCTGTTGATATGATCGGTTACGATAAAGAGCGGTTGGTGGGTATGTCATATTACGACATTATCGACAGTCGAGATGGTGTGCGCGTCAAGCAATGGCTCACCTATCATATGAAGGATGAGGCGGATAGTATTGACGCCAGATATATTACTGCTGAGGGTTCCTGCGTGCTGGTCTCCCTGTCAGGCGCCTATCTCGAATTTTCAGGAGGTCCTGGGCAGATCATCACGGTTGCGCAGGATGTCAGCGAGCATAGAAAGAACGAGGAACATATACGCTATCTGGCCCAATATGATGGCTTGACCAATCTGCCCAATCGACAACTATTCAGTGATCGGTTAAAACATGCCATGGAGCAGGCTGATCGGGGAGAGTATCTTGTCGCCTTGATGTTTATCGATCTGGACCGCTTTAAGAAGGTCAATGACAGCCTTGGCCACCATGCTGGTGATCTACTGTTGAAAAAGGCAGCTGTGCGATTGAAGAAGATGCTGCGTGTGGGTGATACTGTGGCGCGTTTGGGGGGCGATGAGTTCACCATTATTGCAGAGCAGATCAAATCGATAAGCGATGGTGTAAACATTGCAAAAACCATCCTTGAAACCATCAGGGAACCGTTCGAGATCGAATCAAGGAAGGTGCATATCGGATGCAGCATCGGTATCGTCTTCTATCCATTCTCCAAGGATGACATCGGTAGTTTGATTCAGAAGGCCGATATGGCCATGTATCAAGCAAAAAGGAGTGGGCGCGGGCAGTATTGCGTCTACAATCATTTGCTGGGTGCCAATGAGGACGGCCTGATACAACAGGAGAGTGAGTTGATGGAGGCGTTGAAGACAAAAAGTTTTCATCTGCTCTACCAGCCAATTATCGATGTCAATACAGGATCAATGGTCGGAATGGAGGCCTTGTTGCGGTGGGATAATCCAAGACGCGGTTTAGTGGATCCCACAGAGTTTCTTCCATTTCTCGAAAATTCAGGTTTAATCATCGAATTGGGTGATTGGATTTTGGAACGGGCCTGTATAGAAATACTTGCCTGTGACGATAACGGCGATCGGCCATTACAATTGAATGTCAATGTCTCCATACATCAATTTAATCAAGGTGATTTTTCCCATCGTGTTGAGTCGATTCTGACCAGGACAGGCTTCGATCCAAAGCGACTTGAGTTGGAAATCACAGAAAGCAGTCTGATAGAAGATATCGAACTGAGCAGGTACGTCGTACGCAGTCTGAAAAAGCTTGGTGTTCGTATCGCAGTCGATGATTTTGGCACAGGTTATTCTTCCTTCTCTTATCTCAGGGACTTTGCGCTGGATACTCTGAAACTTGATTCCAGTTTCACCAAGGGATTACCCGCAGACAATTATGCCACCGGTATCTGCACGGCACTGATAAAAATGGCGGAAATCATGGATCTGAACGTGGTTGCTGAAGGAGTGGAAAATTCACGGCAGTTAGAGTGGTTAAGTCAAGAGAATGTACAACAGTGCCAGGGCTACTACTTTAGCGAACCTGTTATTCTGACTGACCAGGAAACCTCTAATTGA